Proteins from one Dysgonomonas sp. HDW5A genomic window:
- a CDS encoding DNA repair ATPase translates to MQDTEDRSAETLDAGTYEIIRKRLLTQREELQKRLNQLNEARKEVFNTTDFSLIANQRISTENNCVSRGIMALDNLCIFGYNVHFGLRSDIQLSDVFSIYLFEDNQFIPQPLELISNPDFINDYNNLYKYYRDSIFSRYRRTENYLYMIFQTGKTVADAKAFKWLIKGNKLIYQDDRSIHEVTKAPQHEFKWIKTTLEDRRLGVYPHISIKDKVFIEAMGGDITFKIEDNTQTGKGIYSEAVENKDQQLDDAEYYYADLGNLILIRIKPYQEDFRAFVFNTRTKEVHNIKALNDIGVLLPDNHGVIFPNGYYLQNGEYKVFESELTDLEFIRKIPSPNGEDYLFIFYQNERNIYVLMSYNIIRQQVETPIVCNGFTFFKDGSLIYFRSENEATKHHQVQIWKTPYQRELIENIEKTDNLLYKIGNKDIVKAMAECQEVIYLINKEDSYEGLYSDIVKKSNDIVDAFFWASNKEIYSIAEPLVQIKEIANTAIDEFEKVQEQKRHSLAVLIAIQEKVEGLLFSIKNAKFDTLDKLVKSLAETRKLQGEVIELANVKYIDLNNVNDLKEQLAATNGKLSDRTVEFLLRDEALFPYEEKVRIEKEQVQLVTKVIDANKIDTNCKSISSELELLIDILNSLKIDDTTQATRIVEKISVIFSSLNEVRAQLKRQIDSLKNKESVADFRAQLTLLEQSIVNFLDLATSPEKCDEYFTKVSVQVEELESKFADFDEFIIKISDKRSELVKAFDGKKAQLIEQINKRTSALEQIGLRILKNVENKAQSFKTKEEIQAFFSTDLMIDKIRKLIEELKELGDVSKAENLENSLKTSLEDSLRILKDKNELFVDGENIISLGSYKFAVNRQSLDLTVVRKEDRLFYHLTGTSFYHELKENEIYKHKDLWEQEIVSENSKVYRSEYLAYLAFLERQKSKDFDLNDFISKRVEQNYSESYLKGVHDYDALHIFRCLESVHYQLGVLAYPPRLRVAAQLFWYMMKAEEKEHLSKLISSANIVLKAFPGSTNYQYVIDRIIGLFKSWNTYFTVPIGFEQQIANYLFEEFSDLMSLSYSKQSENLRKFFVEYLDKNKLSNNFEEDVRNESFNPVDRFYLVQNWLKSFVELSDDYSLYNKYVEETACLLLLKNQSYSLTIASDILDVNELRGSHGVMDNGHYVIDYHEFIRKMRSFTLDNVPAYNRFSELKERLVSDYKKTLKVHELNPKVLTSFVRNKLINEVYLPLIGSNLTKQLGVAGENKRTSRMGMLLLVSPPGYGKTTLMEYLAKTMGLNFVKINGPTIGHSITSIDPAEAKTSGAREELKKINLAFEMADNVMLYLDDIQHCSSEFLQKFISLADGQRKMDGIFEGESKTYDLRGKRFCVIMAGNPYTESGDKFQIPDMLANRADVYNLGDVIGTSDHLFKLSLLENAIIENPYLQKIAGRSFSDFYNLIEYIESRSEDMPDLEGNYTQQDVDDFIAVAKSSLKVRDIVLKVNQNYISSAATQDAYRVEPPFKLQGSYRNMNKMVCQIVPLMNQKEVEELILSHYISEAQTLTSDSESNLLRLKEIAGQLTFSEVERWKHIKEVFNKNNKLAGISKDNEIGQVIAQLAQFNDNLDGIKKVLKYTGNNNLEL, encoded by the coding sequence ATGCAAGACACAGAGGATAGATCTGCTGAGACACTTGATGCAGGAACATATGAGATAATAAGAAAACGTTTACTGACTCAGCGCGAAGAACTTCAAAAGCGCTTGAATCAGTTAAACGAAGCCCGCAAGGAAGTATTTAATACAACTGATTTTTCTTTGATTGCCAATCAGCGCATCAGTACCGAGAATAATTGTGTATCAAGAGGTATTATGGCTCTTGATAATCTATGTATTTTCGGCTATAACGTTCATTTCGGATTGCGTTCGGATATTCAGCTAAGTGACGTTTTTAGTATATACTTATTTGAAGACAATCAGTTTATACCGCAGCCCTTGGAGCTAATCAGCAATCCAGATTTTATTAACGACTACAATAATCTCTATAAATACTATCGCGATTCTATTTTCTCAAGATACAGAAGAACGGAGAATTATCTGTATATGATTTTTCAAACCGGAAAAACTGTAGCTGACGCTAAAGCTTTTAAATGGCTGATTAAAGGAAATAAACTCATTTATCAGGATGACAGGAGTATTCATGAGGTGACTAAAGCTCCTCAGCATGAATTCAAATGGATTAAGACCACGCTGGAAGATCGTCGTTTAGGGGTTTATCCACATATTTCTATTAAGGATAAAGTATTTATTGAAGCCATGGGCGGCGATATTACTTTTAAGATAGAAGATAATACGCAAACAGGAAAAGGTATATATTCGGAAGCTGTAGAGAACAAAGATCAGCAATTGGATGATGCTGAGTATTATTATGCTGATTTGGGTAATTTAATCCTAATTCGAATAAAACCTTATCAGGAGGATTTTAGAGCCTTTGTATTTAATACCCGAACAAAAGAGGTACATAATATAAAGGCATTAAATGATATTGGGGTATTATTACCCGATAATCATGGGGTAATATTCCCTAATGGATATTATTTGCAGAATGGAGAGTACAAAGTTTTTGAGAGTGAATTGACAGATCTTGAATTTATTCGAAAAATACCCTCTCCTAATGGTGAAGATTATTTGTTTATTTTCTATCAAAACGAACGGAATATTTATGTCTTGATGTCGTATAATATAATTAGGCAGCAAGTTGAAACTCCCATTGTATGTAATGGCTTTACTTTTTTTAAGGATGGCTCGTTAATATATTTTCGTTCCGAAAATGAAGCAACAAAGCATCATCAGGTACAAATCTGGAAAACACCCTATCAGAGAGAGTTAATTGAAAATATCGAGAAGACCGATAACTTACTTTATAAAATAGGTAATAAGGATATTGTGAAAGCAATGGCAGAATGTCAGGAGGTGATTTATCTTATAAATAAGGAAGACTCTTATGAAGGATTGTACAGCGATATTGTAAAGAAGTCAAACGATATTGTAGATGCTTTTTTCTGGGCATCCAACAAGGAAATATATTCGATAGCCGAGCCTCTTGTTCAGATAAAAGAAATAGCTAATACAGCTATTGATGAATTTGAAAAGGTTCAGGAGCAAAAGCGACATTCGTTGGCTGTTTTGATTGCTATTCAAGAGAAAGTAGAAGGCTTGTTGTTTAGTATCAAGAATGCAAAGTTTGATACACTAGATAAGTTAGTTAAATCGTTAGCTGAAACACGCAAGTTGCAAGGTGAAGTTATTGAATTGGCTAATGTCAAATACATTGACTTAAATAATGTCAATGATCTTAAAGAGCAATTAGCTGCCACTAATGGAAAACTATCGGATAGAACGGTAGAATTTCTTCTTCGAGATGAGGCGTTATTCCCTTATGAAGAAAAGGTTCGTATCGAAAAAGAACAAGTCCAATTGGTTACAAAAGTTATTGACGCCAATAAGATTGATACTAATTGCAAATCGATTTCGTCAGAACTGGAACTGCTGATTGACATTCTGAATAGCCTAAAGATTGATGATACGACACAGGCTACCCGTATTGTGGAAAAGATATCTGTCATATTTTCTTCTCTGAATGAAGTTCGGGCACAACTCAAAAGACAGATCGATTCGTTGAAGAACAAAGAATCGGTGGCTGATTTTCGTGCCCAATTAACTTTGTTGGAGCAAAGCATTGTCAACTTTCTGGACTTGGCTACTTCTCCTGAAAAATGTGACGAATACTTTACTAAGGTTAGTGTACAGGTTGAAGAACTGGAAAGTAAGTTTGCCGATTTTGATGAGTTTATTATTAAAATTTCCGATAAAAGGAGCGAGCTGGTAAAGGCTTTCGATGGAAAGAAAGCCCAATTGATTGAGCAGATAAATAAGCGGACATCTGCATTGGAGCAAATCGGTCTTCGCATTTTAAAGAATGTAGAGAATAAAGCGCAATCTTTTAAAACAAAAGAAGAAATACAAGCATTCTTTTCTACAGATCTGATGATCGACAAGATCCGCAAACTGATTGAAGAGTTGAAAGAGCTTGGAGATGTATCAAAGGCTGAAAATCTAGAAAACAGCCTAAAAACCTCCCTAGAAGATTCGCTGCGTATACTAAAAGACAAAAATGAACTGTTTGTTGATGGCGAAAATATAATATCATTAGGCAGTTATAAGTTTGCAGTAAACAGACAATCGCTTGATTTGACTGTTGTGCGTAAAGAGGATAGGCTTTTCTATCATCTAACCGGAACGAGCTTCTATCATGAGCTGAAAGAAAATGAAATCTATAAACACAAAGATTTATGGGAGCAAGAAATTGTTTCCGAAAATTCGAAGGTATATAGATCCGAGTATTTGGCGTATTTGGCATTTCTGGAGAGACAAAAATCTAAAGATTTTGATCTGAATGATTTCATATCTAAAAGAGTAGAACAAAACTATTCAGAATCGTATCTAAAAGGAGTACACGATTACGATGCTTTACATATTTTCCGTTGTTTGGAATCTGTTCATTATCAATTAGGAGTCTTGGCTTATCCTCCCCGTTTGAGGGTTGCAGCACAACTTTTCTGGTATATGATGAAAGCGGAGGAGAAAGAGCATCTGTCAAAGCTAATAAGTTCAGCTAATATTGTATTGAAAGCGTTCCCCGGCTCAACAAATTATCAATATGTGATAGATCGGATTATAGGTCTGTTTAAATCGTGGAATACATATTTTACTGTACCTATTGGCTTCGAACAACAAATTGCCAATTATTTGTTTGAAGAATTTTCAGATTTGATGTCCTTAAGCTATAGCAAGCAATCTGAAAATTTGAGGAAATTTTTTGTCGAATATTTAGATAAAAATAAATTATCGAATAATTTTGAAGAAGATGTTCGTAATGAATCATTTAATCCTGTAGACAGATTCTATTTAGTTCAGAACTGGCTAAAATCTTTTGTCGAATTGTCTGATGATTATTCCCTATATAATAAGTATGTAGAGGAAACAGCCTGCCTGTTGTTGCTGAAGAACCAGTCGTATTCATTAACGATTGCGTCTGATATCTTAGATGTTAATGAGTTGAGAGGAAGCCATGGTGTAATGGATAATGGTCACTATGTGATAGATTATCATGAGTTTATTAGAAAAATGAGATCTTTTACTCTTGATAATGTACCTGCATACAATCGTTTTTCTGAGCTAAAAGAAAGATTGGTCTCTGATTATAAAAAGACATTAAAGGTGCATGAGCTAAATCCTAAGGTTTTGACCTCTTTTGTCAGAAATAAATTAATCAATGAAGTATATCTGCCTTTGATCGGTTCTAATCTGACGAAACAGTTGGGAGTAGCAGGTGAAAATAAGCGTACCTCAAGGATGGGAATGTTGCTGCTTGTTTCCCCTCCCGGATACGGTAAAACTACCCTTATGGAGTATTTAGCTAAAACGATGGGTTTGAATTTTGTGAAAATAAATGGACCAACCATTGGGCATTCTATAACATCTATTGATCCGGCAGAAGCTAAAACCTCGGGAGCACGTGAGGAATTGAAAAAAATAAATCTTGCCTTTGAAATGGCTGACAACGTAATGCTATATTTAGATGATATACAGCATTGCAGCTCAGAATTTTTACAAAAATTTATATCTCTAGCTGATGGGCAGCGTAAGATGGATGGTATATTTGAAGGCGAGAGTAAGACCTACGATTTGAGAGGAAAACGTTTCTGCGTCATTATGGCGGGTAATCCTTATACCGAAAGTGGCGATAAATTTCAGATCCCCGATATGCTAGCCAATCGTGCGGATGTATATAATCTAGGAGATGTGATAGGTACGTCGGATCATTTATTTAAGTTAAGTTTACTCGAAAATGCAATTATAGAGAACCCTTATTTACAAAAGATAGCCGGACGTAGTTTCTCTGACTTTTATAATTTAATTGAATATATTGAGAGTAGGAGTGAGGATATGCCCGATTTGGAAGGTAATTATACACAACAAGATGTAGATGACTTCATCGCAGTCGCCAAAAGCAGCTTAAAAGTAAGGGATATTGTACTTAAAGTAAATCAAAATTATATATCAAGTGCAGCCACACAAGATGCTTATCGTGTAGAACCTCCTTTTAAATTGCAAGGTTCGTATCGGAATATGAATAAAATGGTTTGCCAGATTGTTCCGCTGATGAATCAGAAAGAGGTTGAAGAGCTTATTCTATCTCATTACATTAGCGAGGCACAAACCTTAACTTCTGACAGTGAGTCGAATTTGTTGAGGTTGAAAGAAATTGCCGGGCAACTTACTTTTTCCGAAGTCGAAAGATGGAAACATATTAAAGAAGTATTTAATAAAAATAATAAATTAGCGGGAATAAGTAAGGATAATGAAATCGGACAAGTTATCGCTCAGCTGGCTCAGTTTAACGATAATCTCGATGGCATCAAGAAAGTCTTAAAATACACCGGTAACAATAATCTTGAATTATAA
- a CDS encoding flotillin family protein, which yields MEHIIIILVGSVLFVLLVLLGILASFYKKIPQGKAIVRTGVGGTNVAFNKGMYVVPIFHKMEIMDISVKKLQIERMQHDGLICKDNIRADIKVAFFVRVNKSVNDVINVAQTLGCERASDSETLKNIFEAKFSEALKTVGKKFDFIELYEARREFRDEIINIIGTDLNGYILDDCAIDYLEQTEMKYMSAENILDSEGIRKITELTAAQNINANLIRREEEKVIKKQNVEAREAILELERQLAEKEEKQKREIDNVKSREEAEIQKVREEERLKSETVRISTDESLAIQEENKRRQIIIAEKNKERTEAIEKERVEKDRALEQTERERIVTLAQIEKERVLEVEKKNIQDVIRERVQLEKGVVEEKQNIKDIEAFREVDRQKQVGITMAAQEAEEKLIKTVKGAEADKKAAEERAKQLLIDADAKKEASTKQAEARKILAEAQAKEDATYGLAEAEIMKAKADAEEKQGIVEASIIEKKAKAEAYSIETRAEAKRKDGLVDAEITREKAFASATGQASIIEKTSIAEAAGIEAKAEARRKEGLMEAEVSKEKALAEATGIEEKATAMKKLDGAGKDHEEFKLQLQKEKDVEMAQINIQKDIADAQAQVLSEALKSADIDIVGGETMFFENIVKQVSNAKGFDSLVNKSENIQQIKKALIGNGSEGELFDRIRYYVNKFNISTEDIKNLSIAGLILKMQSQSTESEDKGFLSNLLNMSNSLGISNKKLS from the coding sequence ATGGAACACATTATTATCATTCTTGTAGGCTCAGTCCTGTTTGTTTTGCTTGTGCTTTTAGGCATTTTAGCATCATTTTATAAAAAAATACCTCAAGGTAAGGCTATCGTTCGTACCGGTGTCGGTGGAACTAATGTTGCCTTTAATAAAGGAATGTATGTAGTTCCTATTTTCCATAAAATGGAAATAATGGATATTTCAGTCAAAAAACTTCAAATAGAAAGAATGCAGCATGACGGATTGATTTGTAAAGACAATATTCGAGCAGATATTAAGGTTGCTTTCTTTGTTCGGGTCAATAAATCAGTAAATGATGTCATCAATGTAGCTCAAACACTGGGCTGTGAACGTGCCAGTGACTCAGAAACACTTAAAAATATATTTGAAGCCAAGTTTTCGGAAGCCTTAAAAACGGTAGGTAAAAAGTTCGATTTTATAGAATTATATGAAGCCCGTAGAGAATTTAGAGACGAAATCATAAATATTATAGGTACCGATTTGAATGGTTATATTTTGGATGACTGTGCGATAGATTATCTGGAGCAAACAGAGATGAAATATATGAGTGCTGAAAATATTCTCGACTCGGAAGGTATCCGCAAGATTACCGAGTTGACCGCTGCTCAGAATATCAATGCGAATTTAATTCGCAGAGAAGAAGAAAAAGTTATAAAAAAGCAAAATGTTGAAGCACGTGAAGCGATTCTCGAATTGGAAAGACAATTAGCTGAAAAAGAAGAGAAACAAAAGAGAGAGATAGATAATGTGAAATCTCGTGAAGAAGCCGAGATTCAGAAAGTAAGAGAAGAAGAGCGATTGAAGTCTGAAACTGTAAGAATATCAACAGACGAAAGTTTGGCAATACAGGAAGAAAATAAGCGCCGTCAGATAATTATTGCTGAAAAAAATAAAGAAAGAACAGAAGCAATCGAAAAGGAACGTGTAGAAAAAGATCGTGCATTAGAACAAACGGAAAGAGAACGAATAGTGACTTTGGCTCAAATTGAAAAAGAACGTGTTCTGGAAGTTGAGAAGAAAAATATTCAGGATGTAATCCGTGAGCGTGTCCAGCTCGAAAAAGGAGTAGTTGAGGAAAAACAAAATATCAAAGATATTGAAGCTTTCAGGGAGGTAGACCGTCAGAAACAAGTAGGTATAACTATGGCTGCTCAGGAAGCGGAAGAGAAATTAATTAAAACCGTAAAAGGAGCCGAGGCTGATAAAAAAGCGGCAGAAGAAAGAGCTAAACAATTGTTGATAGATGCGGATGCAAAAAAAGAAGCGTCAACAAAACAAGCCGAAGCAAGGAAAATTTTAGCCGAAGCTCAGGCAAAAGAAGATGCTACTTATGGTTTAGCGGAAGCAGAAATCATGAAAGCCAAAGCAGATGCTGAAGAGAAACAAGGTATTGTAGAAGCTTCTATTATTGAGAAGAAAGCAAAAGCCGAAGCTTACAGCATCGAAACCAGAGCTGAGGCCAAGCGAAAAGATGGATTGGTAGATGCTGAAATCACAAGAGAAAAAGCATTTGCTTCTGCTACCGGACAAGCCAGTATTATAGAGAAAACATCGATAGCCGAAGCTGCAGGAATAGAAGCAAAAGCAGAGGCTAGACGTAAGGAAGGTCTTATGGAAGCCGAAGTTTCCAAAGAAAAAGCTCTAGCCGAAGCTACGGGTATAGAAGAAAAAGCGACAGCAATGAAAAAACTGGATGGTGCAGGAAAAGACCACGAAGAATTCAAATTGCAGTTACAAAAAGAAAAAGATGTTGAAATGGCACAAATCAATATCCAAAAAGATATTGCCGATGCACAGGCACAGGTATTGTCAGAGGCATTGAAATCTGCTGATATCGATATCGTTGGTGGAGAGACCATGTTCTTCGAAAATATTGTGAAGCAAGTTTCAAATGCAAAAGGGTTTGATAGTTTGGTGAATAAGAGTGAAAATATTCAGCAAATAAAGAAAGCATTGATTGGAAATGGTTCCGAAGGTGAATTATTTGACAGAATCAGATATTATGTGAATAAATTCAATATATCAACAGAAGATATTAAAAATCTGAGTATTGCAGGTCTTATCTTGAAAATGCAAAGTCAAAGTACCGAGAGTGAGGATAAAGGATTTTTGAGCAATCTGCTTAATATGTCAAATTCATTGGGGATATCCAATAAGAAGTTATCATAA
- a CDS encoding OB-fold-containig protein → MTDFLYTLFHPLPNGIMTVLMLVIAIYWLFVLIGGIGFDDIDLDINFSPEVDVDVEVPDIEIDVADVDTDSHIVVEKVPQGILLKCLSFINVGQVPFMLVLSTFIFLLWIGSLITTHFFHVDHLGWRSVFVLLPLVIVGFFLTKVATTPMAKLFKEINYQGEEATDFFGCSGKMLSNIEGQKVGTAEFLVNRNPIKLNVISLNGEPIKYGDTVIITEEVPDKHIYYVIKDTY, encoded by the coding sequence ATGACAGACTTTTTATATACTTTATTTCACCCACTTCCTAACGGGATCATGACCGTGTTGATGTTAGTGATAGCTATTTATTGGTTATTTGTCCTGATCGGAGGCATTGGTTTTGATGATATTGATTTGGATATTAACTTTTCACCGGAAGTAGATGTCGATGTTGAAGTTCCCGATATTGAAATTGATGTAGCGGATGTGGATACCGATAGTCATATTGTAGTAGAGAAAGTTCCTCAGGGAATACTGTTAAAATGTTTGTCATTTATAAACGTAGGACAAGTGCCTTTTATGTTGGTATTATCCACTTTTATTTTTCTATTATGGATAGGGTCACTCATTACAACACATTTCTTTCATGTTGATCATTTAGGATGGAGGTCAGTTTTTGTATTATTACCTTTGGTCATTGTTGGATTTTTTTTGACAAAGGTGGCAACCACTCCTATGGCAAAACTTTTTAAAGAGATAAATTATCAGGGAGAAGAAGCTACAGACTTCTTTGGATGCTCAGGTAAAATGCTTTCTAATATAGAGGGACAGAAAGTGGGGACTGCTGAATTTCTGGTAAATAGAAACCCGATTAAGTTAAATGTTATTAGTCTTAATGGAGAACCTATTAAATATGGAGACACGGTAATAATCACCGAAGAAGTACCCGATAAACATATATACTATGTAATTAAAGATACTTATTAA
- a CDS encoding PspA/IM30 family protein, with protein sequence MNIFKRLFRIGQAEIHAVLDGVEDPVQITETGIVEMKENLTLTLESLAKVKAMVIRAKNEKEKKRSEAQDYGNKAVILISKAQNGDIDIAQAERLAKEALLRKEQLISEINELDVQRIEHENIASDIQKNIEILKFNITKWENELKTLKAKIRISKVTQEVNKQMAKIDSDSTLNMLERIKEKIAEEDALFQAYAALNKCNISVDDEIDIAIGANEQNVDSELDEIKRKLGMQ encoded by the coding sequence ATGAATATATTCAAAAGACTATTTAGAATTGGTCAGGCTGAGATACATGCGGTATTAGATGGCGTTGAAGATCCTGTACAAATTACGGAGACCGGGATTGTGGAAATGAAAGAGAATCTGACTCTAACTTTAGAGTCTTTAGCGAAGGTTAAAGCAATGGTCATCCGTGCTAAAAACGAAAAAGAGAAAAAAAGATCAGAGGCTCAGGATTATGGGAATAAGGCTGTTATACTGATTTCGAAAGCTCAGAATGGAGACATTGATATAGCTCAAGCAGAAAGATTGGCAAAGGAAGCTTTGCTTCGCAAAGAGCAATTGATTTCAGAAATAAATGAACTGGATGTGCAGCGTATTGAGCATGAAAATATAGCATCGGATATTCAGAAAAATATTGAAATACTTAAGTTTAATATTACCAAGTGGGAAAATGAGCTGAAAACTCTAAAGGCGAAAATCCGTATAAGTAAAGTTACTCAAGAAGTGAATAAGCAAATGGCTAAAATAGATAGTGACAGCACTTTAAATATGTTGGAGCGAATAAAAGAAAAAATTGCGGAAGAGGACGCGTTGTTTCAGGCTTATGCTGCATTGAATAAATGTAATATTTCTGTTGATGACGAAATAGATATAGCGATTGGAGCGAATGAGCAAAATGTAGATTCGGAGCTTGATGAGATTAAGCGAAAATTGGGAATGCAATAA
- a CDS encoding YbjN domain-containing protein, whose product MNDMYFKKIETYILKLGYSITYHDEAKGVFCIESEADGIKNLIIGVAPPILIIEQFIFTLKNDDKEILKSLLIKNRDIIHGGFVLNEDGTKVIFRYTMQIENMGINEFEGALNSLGLLLSEYYEQIIEFAKK is encoded by the coding sequence ATGAATGATATGTATTTTAAAAAGATAGAAACATATATTTTGAAGTTGGGCTATTCGATTACGTATCACGATGAAGCTAAAGGCGTATTCTGTATAGAAAGTGAAGCCGATGGAATCAAGAATTTGATTATTGGAGTAGCTCCTCCTATTCTTATTATAGAACAATTTATTTTCACATTGAAGAATGATGATAAAGAAATTCTGAAATCTTTATTAATTAAGAATAGGGATATTATACATGGAGGATTTGTTTTGAATGAAGATGGAACGAAAGTTATATTCAGATATACCATGCAGATAGAAAATATGGGTATAAATGAGTTTGAAGGAGCCTTAAATTCTTTGGGGTTGTTGCTGAGTGAGTATTACGAGCAAATTATAGAGTTCGCTAAAAAATAA
- a CDS encoding helix-turn-helix domain-containing protein, with the protein MSKVGKNIKKIRNVKALSQQAFADLFQLTRGNISSYEEFRAEPKIEIIVNIAKYFGIPLNDFILKELSVNELLHYNTELVLETEKLKKTHHFIEVPYVSSLDIVDYEAHYNDENFIHNLPHISIPSSAKSKLIAIEIQDSESLPLGFNFKNGDILIYEQVIRENIHRIENKLGLMVDTDGIKSGVYKEHEGKIFLSLNEWVKYPFEIDSPAHYWLLRALFTQII; encoded by the coding sequence ATGAGTAAAGTTGGAAAAAATATAAAAAAAATAAGAAATGTAAAGGCTTTGAGTCAACAGGCATTTGCTGATTTATTTCAACTGACAAGAGGAAATATATCTTCATATGAAGAGTTTAGAGCCGAACCCAAAATAGAAATCATTGTAAACATTGCTAAATATTTTGGCATTCCGTTAAATGACTTTATTTTGAAAGAATTATCAGTCAACGAACTCCTGCATTACAATACAGAGCTGGTATTAGAAACCGAGAAACTAAAGAAAACCCACCACTTTATAGAGGTTCCTTATGTATCTTCGTTAGATATTGTTGATTATGAAGCACATTACAATGACGAGAACTTCATACACAATCTTCCCCATATTAGTATTCCGAGCAGTGCCAAGTCTAAATTGATAGCTATTGAGATACAAGATTCGGAATCGCTGCCTTTAGGTTTTAACTTTAAGAATGGAGATATTCTAATTTATGAGCAAGTAATAAGAGAAAATATTCATAGAATAGAAAACAAACTCGGATTAATGGTCGATACTGATGGTATAAAATCAGGTGTATATAAAGAACATGAAGGCAAAATATTTTTATCGCTTAATGAATGGGTAAAGTATCCTTTTGAAATAGACTCACCTGCTCATTATTGGTTGCTCAGGGCATTATTTACTCAAATTATATAA
- a CDS encoding L-serine ammonia-lyase: MESVKSIFKIGFGPSSSHTMGPGNAAKIFNEKNPNATSFQVELYGSLAATGKGHMTDVAIEAMFAPKNVEIIWKPETELPFHPNGMILHALSAEKKITDSWTIYSIGGGDLADENTKTSRESLYDMTTMTQILGWCQKTGKTFWEYVLDVEGPEIFDYMSHVWDVMKAAVLKGLDEEGVLPGGLGLQRKASMYYVKSKGYQGSMKSRAQLFAYALAMSETNASGGEVVTAPTCGSCGVLPAVLYHLHTSHHDFSDKKIIRALITAGLIGTLVKNNASVSGAEVGCQGEIGVACAMAAAAGAQLFGGSTAQIEYAAEMGLEHHLGLTCDPICGLVQVPCIERNAFAAVRALDSCSYAMLSDGKHMVSFDKVVRTMKETGHDLPSLYKETSHGGLAKYIDHED, translated from the coding sequence ATGGAATCTGTAAAAAGTATTTTCAAAATAGGGTTTGGTCCATCGAGTAGTCATACGATGGGACCTGGTAATGCTGCTAAGATTTTTAACGAAAAGAATCCAAATGCAACATCTTTTCAGGTTGAATTATATGGAAGTTTGGCTGCTACAGGTAAAGGACATATGACAGACGTGGCTATTGAAGCTATGTTTGCCCCTAAAAATGTCGAGATTATATGGAAACCCGAGACAGAGCTGCCTTTTCATCCTAACGGAATGATCCTTCATGCATTATCTGCTGAGAAGAAAATAACAGATAGTTGGACTATTTATAGTATTGGTGGAGGCGATCTAGCAGATGAAAATACTAAAACCTCCAGAGAATCATTATATGATATGACTACAATGACACAAATTTTAGGTTGGTGTCAAAAAACGGGAAAAACTTTTTGGGAATATGTTTTAGATGTAGAAGGTCCCGAAATTTTTGATTATATGAGTCATGTGTGGGACGTAATGAAGGCGGCGGTATTAAAAGGCTTGGATGAAGAAGGAGTATTGCCCGGAGGCTTAGGCTTGCAGCGAAAGGCTTCTATGTATTATGTGAAATCAAAAGGATATCAAGGGTCGATGAAAAGCAGAGCACAGCTATTTGCTTATGCTTTAGCTATGTCAGAAACCAATGCATCGGGTGGGGAAGTGGTTACAGCTCCAACTTGTGGCTCATGCGGTGTATTGCCTGCTGTTTTATACCATTTACACACAAGTCATCATGATTTTAGTGATAAAAAGATTATACGGGCTTTGATAACTGCCGGCTTAATAGGGACTCTCGTTAAAAATAATGCATCGGTATCAGGAGCAGAGGTTGGCTGTCAGGGTGAAATAGGAGTAGCTTGTGCCATGGCAGCTGCTGCGGGAGCTCAATTATTCGGCGGGTCTACTGCTCAAATTGAATATGCAGCTGAAATGGGACTTGAGCATCATTTAGGTTTAACTTGTGATCCTATTTGCGGATTAGTGCAGGTTCCCTGTATTGAGCGAAATGCTTTTGCAGCGGTACGGGCTTTAGACTCATGTTCATATGCCATGTTATCAGATGGAAAACATATGGTGAGTTTTGATAAAGTAGTTCGTACAATGAAAGAGACAGGACATGATCTGCCAAGTTTGTATAAAGAAACTTCGCACGGGGGATTGGCTAAATATATCGATCACGAAGATTGA